From the Struthio camelus isolate bStrCam1 chromosome 19, bStrCam1.hap1, whole genome shotgun sequence genome, the window AGGTCACATCTCAGTTAACCATGTAATTTTCCTAGAAAACAAGCAGGTAGTTTTCTAAAATGCAGCTATGCTACTGTTCAATTCAGGTATTTCTAGGTAACTAAGGGCAAAAACAAGACCATGCTATTGAAGTAAAAACATTAAATGCACAAAACAGGAGCCTTTGAACTATCGTTAATCAAAATTAGGAATTTGACTTTGTATCTTGAAGTATCAAGTATCTTGAAGTCTAGCATTCCCATCTTGTAGGTCACAAACTTGCCAAAAAGTTTGTTTTGAACACCTGTTACAATCACTAAATAACatattcagaaattaaaattttcaacaAGCTATTCTTCCCATTTGTTGCAATAGTTACCCCTAAAATTCCCCAGTTTTGggctgtttctgtttttaagcaaTTTAGGCTTGACATCTGCATGTTCTGCACTGAAGAACGAACTCGATGCTCCTCTGAGAATAAGTTTGTGTGCATTACCAGAAGGGACGTCTAAAAGAAGCGAGGAAACACTTTTCCCCTTTGTGCCCAATTAAAACTCTTGAACTCACTGGCCTCCACAACACAGGCTGTGAAAGAATAGGTAGGTTctaagggaaaaatgaaacaaaccctTGGGGGACAGGTCTGCAGCACCTGAATGCAATGGCAGAGACAACTTTTAGTTCAGACGGGGAAACTCAGAGTATATATACATCAGAGGAAAGATTACAGAAGACTGCAACTTTATATACGTACAATAAACATCAAGTACTAGATACTGAGCTAAATGGACTTTTGGTCAGATCTAGTACTATTACTGCACTCTTGAGCACATCCAAATTCAGGCCTTGCAACAGAATATTTGTTTATTACGtcatctgcaaagcaaaaaacTGAACAGCCAGCCAGAACGCTTTTGCAAGAGGACAGCTTAGGTCTCCTTTCCCTATACCTCTATCTtaaacctgactttttttttttttttggagagggagATGTTCAAAGATTAAATAATAGGTTCTAAATGGGTTTACTTTTGGCTTGGCttggttttgtttcaaaaattcaAGCCACTTTTCTTCAAAACCCAGAATTAGTCAGTCAGGAACATCTCATTATATAACATTATATTATTCAAGAATGCTCTGCAGGCATACGTCTCCAGTCCTTACATGCAACTCATTGATAATCTACGTACACTAGGCAAGTAATTAGTTCCATGTGAAGATTATCTCAAAAGTCTCCATAAATCAGTATTTATAGGacctttttacttttctttgccaACAAAGCATGAGCTTTTTCAAGTCAAACAAATTTAACCACCATGTAACTTTAGCTTAGTAAGAACACCCTCCACAGAAGGCAGAAAATACCCTATTCGGCAAGTACGGGACTATACCAGAGCACTGCACCCAGTTTTGGGTTTCCCAGTACAAGATGCTAACAAAATGGAGCGAGTCCAACAGTGCTACCCAGATCATTAGGGGACTGCAGCACAGGACATACAAATAGATGCTGAAAGAGGTGGGCAAGTCCAACCTGGAGAGAAGGCCAAGATGGGAATCTTACAGTTGTCGTCTTCAACTACATAAGGAGCGCTTATCAAGATGGAACTAGACTACTCTCAGAGATGCACAGTGAGAGACTGAGAAATAACAAGTTGCAGAAAGGAAAGTTCCTGAGGTATATAAAAGTTCTTCACAATGAGATTAAGTCAAGTAATGAAAGAGATTGTCCAGAGCAGTTGTAGAATATCCATCCTTAGAGACACGGGAAACTCGAACACGACACTGGGCAACCTAATGTAGCGTCAAAGCTGGCCTCGCTTTGAGCAGAGGGATGGGACTAAATCATGAGAGGTCCTTTCAAACATGAAGTATTCCAAGACTGACACTTTTCTACAATATGCACATACACAGCTGAATGGCAAATGACTTTGATACTTACCTGAAGCTGAGCCAAACTATGAGAGTTAGCAAAAACAGCAATTAAGCAAATCTGTTCCATGACCGTTATCCACAGCAGCCATCAATACAGTAAGGTAAAACAGTGGCAGGGCTGTACGTAATTACGGTGGTCACTATGTAACTCACCAAAATAATCAGAAGGTGCCAGTCTGCCCACTTCAACAAATTCTTCGTTTTCTGATCGACGCTGTAACACTGCAGCTGTGCCCTTTAATAAATCACAACAATTAAACTGGAATTTCCAGTATCACTAGAAATATTGAATTCAACAAGGAATCAGCTGTTTTGCAGAAATAACCACTGTGATGTCTCAATATTTTAAGAACACTACACAGTTCAGGCATAGTTCCCTAGACCGTTCCATAACTatagcttgtctttttttttttttttttttaaacttaaaatatcTTGGGTATTTACCTATCTACACCACTGATTTCTTCCCACTTCTCTCTTAACACTAAGATTACAACAGTATGACTAGCAAAAAACCATACAGAACACGGTAACACCACAAGCAAGACATGACTAGCTATCTAGAATGGGTCTCTGCTCTCTCCGAAGACGACAAACTGGTTTAGCCAGAAATTTGTTACTTTTCCTGGAAGTgccatttgtaaaagaaaaactaaatataaGCTTCTGCAGGTCCAGCAAGATCATATTTTATTAGCAATTATCTAAAAAGTATATTCttagatttcatttttctcctagGGTCTATTTGGAAGCAGAATAAGCAACGTTAAAACAGTCAACTTCCAAGCTTTTAATTACGACCTTACTTACCTCCAAGATAATGAAGAactcatctcctggctctccttggACCACAATCTTTTGCCCATCTTCAAACTGTACCGGTTCTAAGGCATCGGCTACAGTGAGGCGCTCCCACTTGTCCAGAGATTCTATAGAGTCAGTAGTTCATTAATACATTACCTTTTTGAGGCACaaattgtattttttcccctcttacatACAGAAGTCAGCCTATTTTCTGTTTCTGGCAACATTTGTGCCAATATCAATAACGCAATAGGAATTATCTTGGAATGATGCAGAAAAGCAATACAGATTTTGTAGTCTGTTTAAACAAGTTACCACAACAACATGTAACAATAATGCTGTTACCCAGCATTATCATTGCAATATGATAATTTAACCCATTTTAGAATAAAATCTTCCCACTTACCCAGTATAGATACTTTACTAAGGAATTCCtcatacatttttctctttcttaaagtACTcccctattaaaagaaaaaaccacacacacaccacaaagTAAGTTCTCTACTTCACGTTTTGTATCAGCCTTCAACTAAACTTCAAAAACATGGAAATACAGTTTAACCAGTCTTAATGATTCCTGTGTCACAGGCCATAAAGCCACAAGATTAAGGGCTTTCAGATTACATTACTTACAGTAAGATTTCAGGAAGCTCAGCAACCTTCAAAAAGCACTTGAGCATTTGTCACGGCCCTGATGTTTATAAAGCGCATTCTTACTGTATAACCTTACCAAAACTCACAACACCTGCCCACGTTAGTTACAACTGTCATTCATACGCATTACTTATAACTAGCAGGCTAAAATACAGGGAAGAACCAAAACATCTGGCAGAAGCTAACCAGCAGTATTATATTTGTAGTTCAACTTAACACTGCATTGCTGGAATTGTTCTACTAACCCAAGACTATCCACCCCACTGCCATTCCTCATAAATGGGTGAGGAGTGATCAGCTTTCCGATCACAAAAGAGATAATGGGATTTTGAATAACTATCTCCAGCAAGAGACAGGAGCTGACAGAAGGTCAAATGACCAGTAGAAATTAAGTGAACAAACAGTAAAACCACAAGCATAATCCAAGTTAGCACACAGCTACTTGAGTCAATGACATAAGCCACACATCAGCCAGAAAAATTACTTACCATCAGGATCCTTCTATAGCTATCTCTGTCAATGCCCCACAACTTTACATTTGTCTTTGCTTTGACAGTTGCAGCTCGAGGAGTTCCATATATAAGGGCAAGCTCTCCAAAGCTCCCACCTTCACCAACACCAGTTGCCCACTCATTGTTCACATAAACCTGAAAGGCAGTGCACAGTGGTGAGCCAAAGCCCATGGTGTCATGGGAGCTGGTCAGAGACAGCACAAAGATCCTGCTACCCCACATTTCCTTTATAGTAAAGGGAGAAATCCTAGCATCTATACAGTCAAAGTGGACCGTTTCAGGTTTTCAACAACACTACAGGGCTGAAGTGCCAGCGCTGGTCAAAAGTTTTACATTCCTGACAAAGGGACTCTTGTCTACATCACATGCACAGAGGCTACATACATAGACTCCAAAGATCCTTGGATGCAAAATAAAACCCCGACATAAAAGTCTCTATGCAACGTACAACTAGAAGGATTTACAAAAGGTTGTCAGAAAAAATTATGGATGACttgaagtgaaaaaataaataaataaaggaagcatttttaaagcctgtGCCACACACAACTAGACTCAAACCTTCACTTGTAAACCATTAATAATGTTTGTGTTCAGATCATTCATTTTGAAACTCAATACAACTCACACTGTGCAGTCAGATTGAGCTGTCCATAAGGAGCAAAGAGGCTAAAAAGCAAACTAAGTTTCTACAAGTAAGAAATTACTATTATGAGGTAAGCCATCAAAAGGAGGCCTGGTAGAAGAGGCCCACAAATACCACTTTCTACTTTCCTGCTGGAGGTGAACTTAGTAAACTGCCAATAGCGCTTACATCCATTTCTCCTTGATCAACAACATAGAAGTTATCACCTTCAtcacctaaaaaaagaaaaaacccagaaatttaACATACAccaaaaaggaaagtaaagctATTCAAGCATTCATGTTTTACAGAACTGGCATCTACGCCAACTTTGATATGTCTAACATAAGGTTGGCAGAGAGAAATTTTGCCCTGCTTGCAGGGTGAAAGTTCATATTTTGCTGATTTCATATTTGTCTTAGTCCTGTGAAAGAGGACACCTACTGGCATGCAGGAGACCAGCAGCGTTTCCACAATTACTTGAAAGGAGTTTTGAATCCATAAATTCCCATAGCATGTTCTACAGAGCCACCAAGTGTCTGTGCAACAAATAACGCATACAAGGAAACCACATCTTCCTACAAGTGCTCCACTCCTCACTTTTTAGCATAAACAGCACTTCACATAACATGGCAAGAAAGGGTCACTGGATCCagacaatgtttttgttttcaaagaagcaTACTAACAATGGCACTAGGTCACAGCTTGCTCACCATCTCTAACTTATTTATCAGCGTGATCATTGCCACTTGCCTTGTTGTATCACAGTCTCGCCTGCAATGTAGGTGACAGGGAACATTGCATCAAAGATGTCACTGAAAGGAGGATATCAAAATTAGACAACTGCGTGGTCACCTGCCACGCACACATGCGTTCATACACATCTGTATATACAATCCATCAATAAATACTCTTCCTATAACCTCTCTCTGAATACTCTTCCTATAACCTCTCTCTGGTTAAACTGACTGTTCTAAAGAGGCTGTGCAGCTTTGTACATGACGACACATTTAGCTCTTCTGAAGTCTGTActctagccttaaaaaaaaaaaagtatcctacAAAGATCCATTCCTACCTTCTTTCATTATCGTCAAGATGGGCAAACAGCACATTCTTCTCAATAGCTTTTGCTAAAGCAGCCATGGTCTTATAATCTTTTGGAATAACCTAGGACATAACCAAAGAAGTAACAGGTTAAAACCCTCTGCATTCCCCAGATCAAGTGAATTACTCAAACTACCACAAAATATTAGCCAAGTTTTACAGTTTTTCAAGCACTATAAATCTAAAAACAAGTATAGCCAATGTTTACAACCGGGCTATGCAAAAAGTAAAATCTCGTACGATTttatacaattttaaaaacatcattcCATGGTAAGCTTGGAATTTCTTTTCGCAAGAGAGTGCCAGTATCCATTCAACCTGTGTTTCCCCATGAATAGTGGCAAATTCGCTCAGCCATTAGGCTAAACTTAATATTGTTGCAGCAGTGAGATAACTGGAAGCACTTCATTTTATActtttacatatatatctatattttccCTCCCCTCAGGTATAAGTTATGCAAGAACCGTTTAAATATACGACGGTTCATTCTAACCTCCCAAGAGCTATACATATAGGTCTGCTTTTTACAGTTATCAAAAGACTCAACAC encodes:
- the PRKAR1A gene encoding cAMP-dependent protein kinase type I-alpha regulatory subunit isoform X1: MAASSSSSSEEERSLRECELYVQKHNIQQLLKDCIVQLCTVRPERPMGFLREYFERLEKEETKQLLNQQKSGSRSDSREDEISPPPPMNPVVKGRRRRGAISAEVYTEEDAASYVRKVIPKDYKTMAALAKAIEKNVLFAHLDDNERSDIFDAMFPVTYIAGETVIQQGDEGDNFYVVDQGEMDVYVNNEWATGVGEGGSFGELALIYGTPRAATVKAKTNVKLWGIDRDSYRRILMGSTLRKRKMYEEFLSKVSILESLDKWERLTVADALEPVQFEDGQKIVVQGEPGDEFFIILEGTAAVLQRRSENEEFVEVGRLAPSDYFGEIALLMNRPRAATVVARGLLKCVKLDRPRFERVLGPCSDILKRNIQQYNSFVSLSV
- the PRKAR1A gene encoding cAMP-dependent protein kinase type I-alpha regulatory subunit isoform X2; translation: MQLHAAVGRFFADPGIIISYCLFVGVATTLIPAMAASSSSSSEEERSLRECELYVQKHNIQQLLKDCIVQLCTVRPERPMGFLREYFERLEKEETKQLLNQQKSGSRSDSREDEISPPPPMNPVVKGRRRRGAISAEVYTEEDAASYVRKVIPKDYKTMAALAKAIEKNVLFAHLDDNERSDIFDAMFPVTYIAGETVIQQGDEGDNFYVVDQGEMDVYVNNEWATGVGEGGSFGELALIYGTPRAATVKAKTNVKLWGIDRDSYRRILMGSTLRKRKMYEEFLSKVSILESLDKWERLTVADALEPVQFEDGQKIVVQGEPGDEFFIILEGTAAVLQRRSENEEFVEVGRLAPSDYFGEIALLMNRPRAATVVARGLLKCVKLDRPRFERVLGPCSDILKRNIQQYNSFVSLSV